A window of Rhododendron vialii isolate Sample 1 chromosome 11a, ASM3025357v1 contains these coding sequences:
- the LOC131308019 gene encoding probable disease resistance protein RF9, translating into MAEIVVEPFVSFVVERLGNLLIQEYRLLHGVRAQVEQMQKQLSRMQCFLKAADARRGEGDELVSNCISEIRELSLDAEDVIATFVIKVALMRRGKIFSESRARHEVGLEIEHINKKITDLTRSLQTYGIQPTIALGESSTSRTERVQQLRQSYPNVVEEDIICLNEDVKAVVDHLVNEMTNCRVISIWGMGGLGKTTLAKMVYNHIDVRHHFDCFAWAYISQQCKTREVLEEILIQLTSPELEGREKIRRMRHGELVGELYQAQSRMKCLVILDDIWDVKAWNRLSPAFPRKKAGSKILLTTRTREVASFADKQCLHELRHLTKPESWELFQKKACLKSDVTEFRLSTEMTVLGEKMVKHCGGLPLAIVVLGGLLATKRTLGEWEMVSRNVDYLMKGKGQGGVPVKIVLELSYNDLPYHLKACFLCLSDLPEDEDIRPIKLIQRWMAEGFVSLPVCARVGEVEDVTMLDVGMSYLDELRHRCMIQVGQLTRYSGRVKFYRLHDLVRDLCLLKAREENFIKVVCMGEDLATTSSSSSSSITIRRLGVYCKANRNVGDNRRRGHVKALRRDKTCNLHHVRSCQFYSFGNTLEDSDWRHVKSIFKGFKLLTYLDLEKTKFHGSKYKASEFLEGKKLPKAIGNLIHLRYFSIRDSEITSLPSSIGNLLFLETLDLRYARHKYGVKITKIPNVLWRLEQLRHLYLPGWDICCVPFWVKLRLDGLSKLETLQGFNTKTCDVRSFSTLTNLRKLGIIVYDLEHLAVILECPSFSNSNGLLRYSTFFTGGSYQTREEESLLRQVFGYRHLHRLFFTGSLTELPDALSPNLTYLSLSTNSPGLKEDPMPTLEKLPNLRKLHVEKGEWKEMVCSAGGFPQLIHLDLWNIPNVEEWRVERGAMPSLLGLEIRGCKKLKGIPDGLRFVTTLRELVTYDASQELKDRVREGGEDFSKLQHVHSIRNY; encoded by the exons ATGGCTGAAATTGTAGTTGAGCCTTTTGTTTCGTTTGTGGTGGAACGGCTGGGTAACTTGCTCATCCAAGAATATAGGTTGTTGCACGGGGTGAGGGCCCAAGTTGAGCAAATGCAAAAGCAACTAAGTCGAATGCAGTGCTTCTTGAAAGCTGCAGATGCAAGACGAGGAGAAGGGGACGAGCTTGTGAGCAATTGCATCTCTGAGATCCGGGAATTATCATTAGATGCTGAAGATGTCATTGCAACTTTTGTCATCAAAGTTGCGCTCATGAGAAGAGGTAAGATATTCAGTGAGTCTAGAGCCCGTCATGAGGTTGGATTGGAGATCGAGCATATTAATAAAAAGATCACCGACCTCACAAGAAGTTTACAAACATATGGTATCCAACCTACAATCGCCTTGGGAGAAAGCTCAACTTCTAGAACTGAGAGGGTGCAACAACTAAGGCAGTCTTATCCCAATGTCGTTGAGGAGGATATCATCTGCTTAAATGAAGATGTAAAAGCAGTCGTGGATCATTTGGTTAACGAGATGACAAACTGTAGGGTCATTTCCATTTGGGGAATGGGTGGTCTTGGCAAGACCACCCTTGCTAAGATGGTTTACAATCACATTGATGTTAGACATCATTTTGATTGTTTTGCCTGGGCTTACATATCTCAGCAATGCAAAACAAGGGAAGTTTTGGAAGAGATTCTTATCCAACTTACATCTCCAGAACtagaagggagagagaaaataaggaGAATGAGGCATGGTGAGCTAGTTGGCGAGCTTTATCAAGCTCAAAGTCGAATGAAATGTCTTGTGATTCTGGATGACATATGGGACGTTAAAGCTTGGAATAGGCTGAGTCCTGCCTTCCCCCGCAAAAAGGCAGGTAGTAAAATTTTGTTAACAACTCGCACTAGAGAAGTGGCTTCATTTGCTGATAAACAATGCCTTCATGAATTGAGGCATTTAACAAAACCGGAAAGTTGGGAGCTGTTTCAGAAAAAGGCATGTTTGAAGAGTGATGTCACAG AGTTCAGATTAAGCACAGAAATGACGGTGTTAGGGGAAAAAATGGTCAAGCACTGTGGGGGCCTGCCGTTGGCCATTGTGGTATTAGGAGGTCTTCTCGCTACAAAACGCACACTAGGTGAGTGGGAAATGGTGAGTAGAAACGTAGACTACTTAATGAAGGGCAAAGGCCAAGGAGGAGTCCCTGTGAAAATCGTTTTAGAGTTAAGCTACAATGACTTGCCATACCATCTCAAGGCATGCTTTTTGTGTTTGAGTGACCTTCCGGAAGATGAAGATATACGCCCTATAAAATTGATCCAAAGATGGATGGCTGAAGGCTTTGTGTCTTTACCCGTATGCGCACGAGTAGGAGAAGTAGAAGATGTGACAATGTTGGATGTTGGGATGAGTTACTTGGATGAGCTACGTCATCGATGCATGATTCAAGTTGGTCAATTAACAAGGTATAGTGGAAGGGTTAAATTTTATCGCCTCCACGATCTCGTGCGAGACTTGTGCTTGTTGAAGGCCCGAGAGGAGAATTTCATCAAGGTTGTATGCATGGGGGAAGACTTGGCCACTACATCTTCATCTTCGTCGTCTTCAATTACAATTCGTAGGCTTGGTGTGTACTGCAAAGCTAATCGAAATGTTGGTGATAATAGAAGAAGAGGACATGTTAAAGCCCTCCGTAGAGACAAAACATGTAACCTCCACCATGTTAGGTCATGCCAATTTTATTCCTTTGGAAACACATTGGAAGATTCCGATTGGCGACACGTAAAATCAATCTTCAAAGGCTTCAAATTGCTTACATATTTGGATCTCGAAAAAACTAAGTTCCACGGTAGTAAGTACAAGGCCTCCGAATTTCTTGAGGGAAAGAAATTGCCAAAAGCAATAGGAAACCTAATCCACTTGAGATATTTCAGTATACGAGATTCTGAAATTACAAGCTTGCCTTCTTCAATAGGCAACTTGCTATTCCTTGAAACCTTAGATTTACGGTATGCTAGGCATAAATATGGggtgaaaattacaaaaatacccaaTGTGTTGTGGAGGTTGGAGCAATTGAGACATCTATATCTTCCTGGATGGGATATTTGTTGCGTGCCTTTCTGGGTGAAGTTGCGATTGGATGGCTTAAGCAAACTCGAGACACTCCAAGGCTTTAACACAAAAACATGTGATGTTAGAAGCTTTTCCACGCTCACGAATCTTCGAAAACTTGGAATTATTGTGTACGACCTAGAACACTTGGCTGTGATTCTTGAATGCCCCAGTTTTAGCAATTCAAACGGTCTTTTAAGATATTCAACCTTCTTCACTGGGGGGTCTTACCAAACACGAGAAGAAGAAAGCCTTTTAAGGCAAGTTTTTGGGTACCGCCATCTTCATAGATTGTTCTTTACAGGATCCCTGACTGAATTACCAGACGCACTCTCTCCAAACCTCACCTACTTAAGTTTGAGTACAAATTCTCCTGGACTAAAGGAAGACCCAATGCCGACATTGGAGAAATTGCCCAACTTAAGAAAACTCCACGTGGAAAAGGGGGAATGGAAGGAGATGGTTTGTTCTGCTGGTGGTTTCCCTCAACTCATACACTTAGACCTTTGGAACATTCCTAATGTGGAGGAGTGGAGGGTGGAACGAGGAGCCATGCCCAGTCTGTTGGGTTTAGAAATTAGGGGATGCAAAAAATTGAAGGGGATTCCGGACGGATTGAGGTTTGTCACTACCCTCCGGGAATTGGTGACCTATGACGCATCTCAGGAACTCAAAGACAGGGTTCGAGAAGGGGGAGAAGACTTCTCCAAACTCCAGCACGTGCATTCCATTCGTAACTACTGA
- the LOC131308018 gene encoding probable disease resistance protein At1g58602 isoform X3 — MAEIVVEPFVSFVVERLGNLLIQEYKLLHGVRAQVEQMQKELSRMQCFLKAADARRGEGDELVSNCISEIRELSLDAEDVIATFVIKVVLTGRGKIFSESRARHEVGLEIEHINKKITDLTRSLQTYGIQPTIALGESSTSRTERVQQLRRSYPHVVEEDIICLDDDVKAVVDHLVNEMANCRVISIWGMGGLGKTTLAKMVYNHIDVRHHFDCFAWAYISQQCKTREVLEEILIQLTSPSVEGREKIRRMMHGELVGELYQAQSRMKCLVILDDIWDVEAWNSLSPAFPHKKAGSKILLTTRIREVASFADEQCLHESRHLTEPESWELFQKKACLKSDVTEFRLSTEMTVLGEKMVKHCGGLPLAIVVLGGLLATKRALGEWEKVSRNVDYLMKGKGQGGVPVKIVLELSYNDLPYHLKACFLCLSDLPEDEDIRPTKLIQRWMAEGFVSLPVRARVGEVEDETMLDVGMGYLDELRHRCMIQVGQLTRYSGRVKFYRLHDLVRDLCLLKAREENFIKVVLMGEDLATTSSSLSSSITIRRLGVYCKANRNVGDNRRRGHVKALRIDETCNLHHVRSCQFYSFGNTLEDSDWPYVKSIFKGFKLLTFLDLEKTKFHGTKYKDFELLKGKKLPKAIGNLIHLRYLSIRDSEITSLPSSIGNLQFLETLDLGYAMHKYGGKITKIPNVLWRLEQLRHLYLPGWDICCVPFWVKLRLDGLSKLETLQGFSTSTCDVRSFSTLTNLRKLEIIVSDPKYLAVILESPSFSESNGLLRYSTFFIYGSYQTREEESLLRQVFGYRHLHRLFFTGSLTELPDALSPNLTYLSLSTNSPGLKEDPMPTLEKLPNLRKLNVDKGEWKEMVCSAGGFPQLIHLDLWNIPNVVEWRVERGAMPSLLGLEIRECKKLKEIPDGLRFVTTLRELVTYGASQELKDRVREGGEDFSKLQHVHSIRNY, encoded by the exons ATGGCTGAAATTGTAGTTGAGCCTTTCGTTTCGTTTGTGGTGGAACGGCTGGGTAACTTGCTCATCCAAGAATATAAGCTCTTGCACGGGGTGAGGGCCCAAGTTGAGCAAATGCAAAAGGAACTAAGTCGAATGCAGTGCTTCTTGAAAGCTGCAGATGCAAGACGAGGAGAAGGGGACGAGCTTGTGAGCAATTGCATCTCTGAGATCCGGGAATTATCATTAGATGCTGAAGATGTCATTGCAACTTTTGTCATCAAAGTTGTGCTCACGGGGAGAGGTAAGATATTCAGTGAGTCTAGAGCCCGTCATGAGGTTGGATTGGAGATCGAGCATATTAATAAAAAGATCACCGACCTCACAAGAAGTTTACAAACATATGGTATCCAACCTACAATCGCCTTGGGAGAAAGCTCAACTTCTAGAACTGAGAGGGTGCAACAACTAAGGCGGTCTTATCCACATGTCGTTGAGGAGGATATCATTTGCTTAGATGATGATGTAAAAGCAGTCGTGGATCATTTGGTCAACGAGATGGCAAACTGTAGGGTCATTTCCATTTGGGGAATGGGTGGTCTTGGCAAGACCACCCTTGCTAAGATGGTTTACAATCACATTGATGTTAGGCATCATTTTGATTGTTTTGCCTGGGCTTACATATCTCAACAATGCAAAACAAGGGAAGTTTTGGAAGAGATTCTTATCCAACTTACATCTCCATCAGtagaagggagagagaaaatcagaAGAATGATGCATGGTGAGCTAGTTGGCGAGCTTTATCAAGCTCAAAGTCGAATGAAATGTCTTGTGATTCTGGATGACATATGGGACGTTGAAGCTTGGAATAGTCTGAGTCCTGCCTTCCCCCACAAAAAGGCAGGTAGTAAAATTTTGTTAACAACTCGCATTAGAGAAGTGGCTTCATTTGCTGATGAACAATGCCTTCATGAATCGAGGCATTTAACAGAACCGGAAAGTTGGGAGCTGTTTCAGAAAAAGGCATGTTTGAAGAGTGATGTCACAG AGTTCAGATTAAGCACAGAAATGACGGTGTTAGGGGAAAAAATGGTCAAGCACTGTGGGGGCCTGCCGTTGGCCATTGTGGTATTAGGGGGTCTTCTCGCTACAAAACGCGCGCTAGGTGAGTGGGAAAAGGTGAGTAGAAACGTAGACTACTTAATGAAGGGCAAAGGCCAAGGAGGAGTCCCTGTGAAAATCGTTTTAGAGTTAAGCTACAATGACTTGCCATACCATCTCAAGGCATGCTTTTTGTGTTTGAGCGACCTTCCGGAAGATGAAGATATACGTCCTACAAAATTGATCCAAAGATGGATGGCTGAAGGCTTTGTGTCTTTACCCGTACGGGCACGAGTAGGAGAAGTAGAAGATGAGACAATGTTGGATGTTGGGATGGGTTACTTGGATGAGCTACGTCATCGATGCATGATTCAAGTTGGTCAATTAACAAGGTACAGTGGAAGGGTTAAATTTTATCGCCTCCACGATCTCGTGCGAGACTTGTGCTTGTTGAAGGCCCGAGAGGAGAATTTCATCAAGGTTGTACTCATGGGGGAAGACTTGGCCACTACATCTTCATCTCTGTCATCTTCAATTACAATTCGTAGACTTGGTGTGTACTGCAAAGCTAATCGAAATGTTGGTGATAATAGAAGAAGAGGACATGTTAAAGCCCTTCGTATAGACGAAACATGTAACCTCCACCATGTTAGGTCATGCCAATTTTATTCCTTTGGAAACACATTGGAGGATTCTGATTGGCCATAcgtaaaatcaattttcaaggGCTTCAAATTGCTTACATTTTTGGATCTCGAAAAAACTAAGTTCCACGGTACCAAGTACAAGGACTTCGAATTGCTTAAAGGAAAGAAATTGCCGAAAGCAATAGGAAACCTAATCCACTTGAGATATTTAAGTATACGAGATTCTGAAATTACAAGCTTGCCTTCTTCTATAGGCAACTTGCAATTCCTCGAAACCTTAGATTTAGGGTACGCTATGCATAAATATGGtgggaaaattacaaaaatacccaaTGTGTTGTGGAGGTTGGAGCAATTGAGACATCTATATCTTCCTGGATGGGATATTTGTTGCGTGCCTTTCTGGGTGAAGTTGCGATTGGATGGCTTAAGCAAACTCGAGACACTCCAAGGGTTTAGCACAAGTACATGTGATGTTAGAAGCTTTTCCACGCTCACGAATCTTCGAAAACTTGAAATTATTGTGTCCGACCCAAAATACTTGGCTGTAATTCTTGAATCCCCCAGTTTTAGCGAATCAAACGGTCTTTTAAGATATTCAACCTTCTTCATTTATGGGTCTTATCAAACACGAGAAGAAGAAAGCCTTTTAAGGCAAGTTTTTGGGTATCGCCATCTTCATAGATTGTTCTTTACAGGATCCCTGACTGAATTACCAGACGCACTCTCTCCAAACCTCACCTACTTAAGTTTGAGTACAAATTCTCCTGGACTAAAGGAAGACCCAATGCCGACATTGGAGAAATTGCCCAACTTAAGAAAACTAAACGTGGACAAGGGGGAATGGAAGGAGATGGTTTGTTCTGCTGGTGGTTTCCCTCAACTCATACACTTAGACCTTTGGAACATTCCTAATGTGGTGGAGTGGAGGGTGGAACGAGGAGCCATGCCCAGTCTGTTGGGTTTAGAAATTAGGGAATGCAAAAAATTGAAGGAGATTCCGGACGGATTGAGGTTTGTCACTACCCTCCGGGAATTGGTGACCTATGGGGCATCTCAGGAACTCAAAGACAGGGTTCGAGAAGGGGGAGAGGACTTCTCCAAACTCCAGCACGTGCATTCCATTCGTAACTACTGA